A region from the Kribbella shirazensis genome encodes:
- a CDS encoding MmgE/PrpD family protein: protein MTAAGTATITQRLSEHVVGLRFRDISPDAVAKTKDLLIHHIASALRGRSTTSGRQAIGIARELSPTGGQCTIIGQNFGANLLDAVLANSSLMASAGTADFLLPPGINPGVAAQPVAWAVGEITRSTGRELLAAVAIGYDVMAKLHGTVWTWDLDVPRPLKFVIEPFGAAATAARLLGLTVEQTVWALGHAGQAGMGVYEGSEYLSFMHPLAARNGIMAATLAKAGVPASSTIIEGRHGVHRTFFLEDVPDALYDGLATLGQEFEISRAQANRSATSVLNVIPVALAQQLVAEHQLSADHIASIQLTLPAERRSREKAYYSYSHRGPRYLLAIIVTGGQINVTRFDEAAGPDVLAMAAKISLRFEDGHSIYYARVDVNTTDGQRYSAEGDRHDQSPLSWEEQLGGAGADLLSGVKLRRLADQLRHLEDVDDISEVMACLRPGESAPTGGHTI, encoded by the coding sequence ATGACAGCAGCCGGCACTGCAACGATCACCCAGCGGCTGTCCGAGCACGTCGTCGGTCTGCGCTTCCGGGACATTTCGCCGGATGCCGTAGCCAAGACCAAGGACCTGCTGATTCACCACATCGCGTCTGCGCTTCGCGGCCGAAGCACGACGAGTGGCCGTCAGGCGATCGGTATCGCCCGTGAGCTCAGCCCAACTGGAGGCCAATGCACGATCATCGGCCAGAACTTTGGAGCCAACCTGCTCGATGCGGTACTGGCCAACTCGTCGCTGATGGCGAGCGCGGGAACCGCGGATTTCCTGCTGCCACCGGGCATCAACCCTGGCGTCGCGGCTCAGCCGGTCGCCTGGGCGGTCGGCGAGATAACTCGGTCGACGGGGCGTGAACTACTGGCTGCGGTCGCCATCGGTTATGACGTGATGGCGAAGCTCCACGGCACGGTCTGGACCTGGGACCTAGACGTGCCTCGACCGCTCAAGTTCGTCATCGAGCCGTTCGGCGCCGCTGCCACCGCTGCCCGCCTACTCGGTTTGACGGTCGAACAGACCGTCTGGGCGCTCGGACATGCCGGCCAGGCTGGCATGGGCGTCTACGAGGGATCTGAGTACCTGTCGTTCATGCATCCCCTCGCCGCCCGGAACGGCATCATGGCCGCGACCCTCGCCAAAGCCGGAGTGCCGGCATCGTCCACCATCATTGAGGGTCGACACGGTGTCCACCGCACGTTCTTCCTCGAGGACGTCCCCGACGCCTTGTACGACGGCCTGGCAACTCTTGGCCAGGAATTCGAGATCAGCCGGGCCCAGGCCAACCGCAGCGCCACAAGTGTTCTGAACGTCATCCCTGTGGCGCTTGCACAACAACTGGTCGCTGAACACCAGCTCAGCGCCGACCACATCGCTTCGATCCAGCTGACGCTTCCCGCCGAGCGTAGATCCCGGGAGAAGGCTTACTACAGCTACAGCCATCGCGGCCCGCGGTACCTGCTTGCGATCATCGTCACCGGCGGACAGATCAATGTCACCCGTTTCGACGAGGCGGCCGGACCTGACGTCCTAGCCATGGCGGCCAAGATCAGCTTGCGCTTCGAAGACGGACACTCCATCTACTACGCCCGGGTCGACGTGAACACGACCGACGGCCAGCGCTACAGCGCCGAGGGCGATAGACATGACCAGTCACCCCTCAGCTGGGAAGAGCAGCTCGGTGGGGCTGGGGCCGACTTGCTCTCCGGCGTGAAGCTCAGGCGACTCGCCGACCAGCTACGGCATCTCGAAGATGTCGACGACATCAGCGAGGTGATGGCTTGCCTGCGGCCCGGCGAGTCCGCACCGACCGGCGGCCACACCATCTGA
- a CDS encoding ferric iron reductase: protein MPEPSATFPGAQTGRAETAWQDGLIAQLDAIGPTLGRRLLRTPPASAEVISAERFHDIEYLRLAINRCGESLFGRMIGESEPEANWRPAVAASRFTRHYLGSMTVSALVALAHGVGLDMSAERCLKLVEQGLPRRQLVGESDEGVVTCRERPPSWAVQGASMATLTDLRGYVWRQLYAAHLAPLFAATTALTGAAPKVLWSNAAESVAYTADTAAVGLPPDAAAPIVAECEALLHATKLPGVAGPNPLTGLIGWTRIDAADFPRGIQLRRHCCLTYQLPAREGLLCFNCPFLPLDERIAVAREMQGAGATRGGPAVRRSIEIGKTKLRKHR, encoded by the coding sequence ATGCCTGAGCCGTCAGCGACATTCCCGGGCGCACAGACCGGCCGGGCAGAGACGGCATGGCAGGACGGGCTCATCGCACAGTTGGACGCGATCGGGCCGACGTTGGGCCGCAGGCTGCTGAGAACCCCTCCCGCATCCGCGGAGGTCATCTCCGCGGAGCGCTTCCACGACATCGAATACTTGCGTCTCGCGATCAACCGGTGCGGGGAGTCGCTGTTCGGCCGAATGATCGGAGAGAGCGAGCCGGAAGCCAACTGGCGACCCGCGGTGGCGGCATCACGGTTCACGCGCCATTATCTGGGGTCGATGACCGTCTCCGCGCTGGTCGCGCTGGCTCACGGTGTCGGTCTCGACATGTCCGCCGAGCGCTGCCTGAAACTCGTCGAGCAGGGTCTTCCACGCCGACAGCTCGTGGGTGAATCCGATGAAGGTGTCGTGACCTGCAGGGAACGGCCTCCCTCATGGGCGGTTCAGGGCGCATCGATGGCTACCTTGACCGATCTGCGCGGCTATGTGTGGCGACAACTGTACGCCGCCCACCTTGCACCGTTGTTCGCCGCCACGACTGCCTTGACCGGTGCGGCGCCAAAGGTGCTGTGGTCGAACGCAGCCGAGTCGGTGGCCTACACCGCCGACACGGCCGCCGTAGGCCTTCCACCGGACGCCGCAGCCCCCATCGTCGCCGAATGCGAGGCACTTCTTCACGCAACCAAGCTGCCGGGCGTAGCGGGCCCTAACCCACTCACGGGACTCATCGGCTGGACACGGATCGACGCGGCGGACTTCCCCCGGGGGATCCAGCTCAGACGGCACTGCTGTCTCACGTACCAATTGCCGGCACGGGAAGGGTTGTTGTGCTTCAACTGCCCGTTCCTGCCACTCGACGAGCGGATCGCCGTCGCACGTGAGATGCAAGGAGCCGGCGCAACGCGCGGAGGTCCCGCCGTCCGGCGATCGATTGAAATCGGCAAGACGAAGCTGCGGAAACATCGCTGA
- a CDS encoding MmgE/PrpD family protein produces the protein MTGEAGFQDTPTISWRLADYLVGLRYEDIPELVTVRAKELLVNQLGVAFRGLASSGVQQAVQVAHELSGVNGGCSVIGHRGRVGLLEAVFVNSFMMSNDGLEDGLMPQGINPGVVTHPVALALGEQQKASGRELLTAIVVGYDVLARLADPEWSWDSDMPDRLVLYRPAHVLAVFGAAACAARMLKLSREQAMHALGHAGQAGMGVIEAAPEQLIAQHPLLARNGVMAALIAKAGLAAAPTIIEGEHGVFRSYFLRGVTDWVAAGLTTLGAEFAIAQTEIKRHATSTMDVIPIELTLRLLEAHSLTASSVATVEVVVADERLLRELIREDTLARSEGGRMSRLESLRFQIAGAAADRASGAGRCEQPSDAELRAMLDKLVLRYEPDRSPSYARVEIVTVDGERHSAEREAHVQPSFDWSQWLASGARAGLSEAQLNGLADCIRNLEHLPDVSELMTFLVPAQDNRHGHR, from the coding sequence TTGACCGGTGAGGCAGGCTTCCAGGACACGCCGACGATCAGCTGGCGACTGGCCGACTATCTGGTTGGCCTTCGGTACGAAGACATCCCCGAGCTGGTCACGGTGCGTGCGAAGGAACTGCTGGTCAATCAGCTTGGTGTCGCGTTCCGCGGCTTGGCATCCTCGGGCGTCCAGCAGGCCGTGCAGGTGGCACATGAACTCAGCGGCGTGAATGGAGGGTGCTCAGTGATCGGGCACCGAGGGCGCGTAGGGCTGCTGGAGGCCGTGTTCGTGAACTCGTTCATGATGAGCAACGACGGCCTCGAGGACGGCCTGATGCCTCAAGGGATCAACCCTGGAGTGGTGACCCATCCAGTAGCGCTTGCACTCGGTGAGCAACAGAAGGCCTCGGGGCGGGAGCTGCTGACCGCGATCGTCGTCGGCTACGACGTACTGGCTAGGCTCGCTGACCCGGAGTGGAGCTGGGACAGTGACATGCCCGACCGTCTCGTGCTCTATCGTCCCGCTCATGTGCTGGCTGTCTTCGGCGCGGCGGCATGTGCGGCACGGATGTTGAAGCTGTCTCGCGAGCAGGCCATGCACGCGCTGGGTCACGCAGGCCAGGCAGGCATGGGTGTCATCGAGGCGGCACCTGAGCAACTGATCGCACAGCATCCGCTGCTGGCGCGCAACGGCGTGATGGCTGCGTTGATCGCCAAGGCAGGGCTGGCAGCTGCACCGACGATCATCGAGGGCGAGCATGGCGTGTTTCGCAGTTACTTCCTGCGCGGGGTGACTGACTGGGTAGCGGCCGGACTCACAACACTGGGCGCAGAGTTCGCGATTGCGCAGACGGAGATCAAGCGGCATGCAACCAGCACCATGGATGTCATCCCCATCGAGCTGACTCTGAGGCTACTGGAGGCGCACTCGCTCACCGCGAGTAGTGTCGCCACCGTTGAGGTGGTAGTCGCAGACGAGCGTCTCCTACGGGAGCTGATCCGAGAGGACACCTTGGCGCGTTCGGAAGGCGGCCGGATGAGCCGGTTGGAGAGTTTGCGTTTCCAGATCGCCGGTGCGGCCGCTGACCGGGCGTCCGGTGCGGGCCGGTGCGAACAGCCGTCCGATGCCGAACTCCGCGCCATGCTGGACAAGCTGGTTCTGCGGTACGAGCCGGACCGCTCGCCGAGCTACGCGCGGGTCGAGATCGTCACGGTCGACGGCGAGAGGCACTCTGCCGAGCGGGAAGCCCACGTCCAACCGTCGTTCGACTGGTCCCAGTGGCTCGCATCGGGAGCGCGCGCCGGTCTGTCCGAGGCGCAGCTCAACGGCCTCGCTGACTGCATCAGGAACCTCGAACACCTTCCTGACGTGTCCGAGCTGATGACATTCCTCGTGCCGGCACAGGACAACAGGCACGGGCATCGTTAG
- a CDS encoding ABC transporter ATP-binding protein: MDSSAGKEVDGVQAPGEDVLLSVRELATHFTADEGVIRAVDGVSFDVKPGTIVGLVGETGCGKSVVARSILRIVEKPGSIVGGDILLRRGDDWLNLAELPPYGPDLRKVRGGEIGLVFQDPMASFSPVHTIGSQLVEAVRLHERLDRRAADRRVAELLDLVGVPNPERVMSAYAWQISGGQRQRVMIAMALAGRPKLLIADEPTTALDVITQGKVLNLIRDLQERTGLAILLITHDLGVVAQMAEEVIVMYLGRVVEKGPVDQIFHAPQHPYTRSLLNLIPSTEAVARQSLKAIRGTVPHPLNRPDGCGFHPRCDVAIEGRCDKDAPALQIVGNDHTIECHLGEAERAKPCEDAGRRLHVVPVGDGGTAADRATVPAGDRLRPLLQVDGLNKSFPVRGGVFSRVRGKLRAVDDVAFELYEGETLALVGESGSGKTTTSRCIMRSHDADSGRILFRSEGEEMIDLARLGGKQLRPYRSQLQMIFQDPYSSLNPRMTVFDIINEPLLVNGHTDREENAERVKELMDLVGLRHEYLRRFPHAFSGGQRQRIGIARALALNPRLIVADEPVSALDVSVQAQILNLLLRLQEQLGLTYLFVSHNLGVVGHISDRIAVMYAGQIVELGSRDEVLTAPKHPYTAALLAAVPKPDPRLRQRPALPPGAVADLADPPSGCYFHPRCAFAVDRCKVEAPELETIAAGRSARCHRGAELDLTDAARLTEPVRVARS; this comes from the coding sequence ATGGATAGCAGTGCAGGCAAAGAGGTCGACGGTGTACAAGCACCCGGCGAGGACGTCTTGCTCTCGGTGCGCGAGCTGGCGACTCACTTCACCGCCGACGAGGGCGTCATCCGGGCCGTCGATGGCGTCAGCTTCGATGTGAAGCCGGGGACCATCGTCGGTTTGGTCGGCGAGACGGGTTGCGGCAAGAGCGTGGTCGCGCGGTCGATCCTGCGGATTGTGGAGAAGCCTGGCAGCATTGTCGGCGGTGACATCCTGCTTCGGCGTGGGGACGACTGGCTGAACCTGGCTGAGCTTCCGCCGTACGGCCCCGACCTCCGCAAGGTCCGCGGCGGTGAGATCGGTTTGGTGTTCCAGGATCCGATGGCTTCGTTCAGCCCTGTGCACACGATCGGCAGCCAGTTGGTCGAAGCGGTGCGGCTGCACGAACGCCTCGACCGACGCGCGGCGGATCGCCGGGTGGCCGAACTGCTCGACCTGGTGGGGGTGCCGAACCCGGAGCGGGTGATGTCCGCGTACGCCTGGCAGATCTCTGGCGGTCAGCGCCAGCGGGTGATGATCGCGATGGCCTTGGCGGGCCGCCCGAAGCTGCTGATCGCGGACGAGCCGACGACCGCGCTGGACGTGATCACTCAGGGCAAGGTGCTGAACCTGATCCGGGACCTCCAGGAACGCACCGGACTGGCCATCCTGCTAATCACGCACGACCTCGGAGTGGTCGCCCAGATGGCCGAAGAGGTCATCGTGATGTATCTGGGCCGCGTGGTGGAGAAGGGGCCGGTCGACCAGATCTTTCATGCGCCGCAGCACCCGTACACGCGATCGTTGCTCAATTTGATCCCGAGTACCGAGGCGGTCGCACGACAGTCCCTGAAGGCGATCAGGGGAACGGTCCCGCACCCACTCAACCGGCCGGACGGCTGTGGGTTCCACCCGCGCTGCGATGTCGCGATCGAGGGCCGGTGCGACAAGGATGCGCCCGCGCTTCAGATCGTGGGAAACGATCACACCATCGAGTGCCACCTCGGCGAAGCCGAGCGGGCGAAGCCGTGCGAGGACGCAGGACGCCGGTTGCATGTCGTCCCGGTCGGCGATGGCGGGACGGCGGCCGACCGTGCCACCGTGCCGGCGGGTGACCGCTTGCGGCCGCTGCTGCAGGTCGACGGCCTCAACAAGTCCTTCCCGGTGCGCGGCGGCGTGTTCAGCCGGGTGCGTGGCAAGCTGCGTGCGGTCGACGACGTGGCGTTCGAGCTGTACGAGGGAGAAACGCTCGCGTTGGTGGGGGAGAGCGGGTCCGGGAAGACGACCACGTCGCGCTGCATCATGCGTAGCCATGACGCCGACTCCGGTCGTATTCTGTTCCGTTCGGAGGGCGAGGAGATGATCGACCTGGCGAGACTGGGCGGTAAGCAGTTACGGCCCTACAGAAGCCAGCTTCAGATGATCTTCCAGGATCCGTACTCCTCGCTGAACCCTAGGATGACGGTCTTCGACATCATCAACGAGCCCCTGCTCGTGAACGGTCACACCGATCGTGAGGAGAACGCCGAGCGGGTCAAGGAACTCATGGATCTGGTGGGCCTGCGTCATGAGTATCTGCGGCGTTTCCCGCACGCGTTCAGCGGGGGTCAGCGGCAACGCATCGGCATCGCACGGGCGCTCGCGCTGAACCCTCGCCTGATTGTCGCGGACGAACCGGTGTCCGCCCTTGACGTCTCGGTCCAGGCGCAGATCCTCAATCTGCTCCTGCGCCTTCAGGAGCAGTTGGGTCTCACCTACCTGTTCGTGTCCCACAACCTCGGCGTCGTCGGCCACATCAGCGATCGAATCGCGGTCATGTACGCCGGCCAGATCGTCGAGCTGGGATCGCGCGACGAGGTGCTGACCGCGCCCAAGCACCCGTATACCGCAGCCCTGCTCGCGGCCGTGCCCAAGCCGGATCCGCGGCTCCGTCAGCGGCCGGCGTTGCCGCCCGGGGCTGTCGCGGATCTCGCCGATCCGCCCAGCGGGTGCTACTTCCATCCGCGGTGCGCGTTCGCCGTCGACCGATGCAAAGTCGAGGCTCCTGAACTGGAAACGATCGCCGCCGGGCGCTCGGCGCGGTGTCACCGAGGCGCCGAGCTCGATCTTACGGATGCTGCACGGCTGACCGAGCCGGTTCGTGTGGCTAGGTCCTAG
- a CDS encoding ABC transporter permease produces the protein MADEPVKATGDAATPSEVGAAVVVETTGGRRSVGKDRVLVASQRQLVWWRFRRHKLAMVGAVVIIAFYLVAIFADFLAYAEPNHTNGSRVLIPPQQIHVISGGGISPHVNPVVGTRDPVTLEQVYVLDETRKDYLEFLVEGYSYKLFGLIPTSTHLIGVEGGDTENRLALLGTDEQGRDIFSRLLVATRTSLTIGLVGVIVSLVLGAVLGGISGYYGGVVDTVIQRLIEILRSLPTIPLYLGLAAAIPAEWGISRVYFFLTLILSLIGWTELARVVRGRFLQVRDEDFVTAAELVGARPRRIIFVHILPLFVSHIIAATTLALPLMIIAETSLSFLGLGLRSPAVSWGVMLQQAQNIQSVALSPWLLITVVPVVMAILAFNFVGDGLRDAADPYG, from the coding sequence ATGGCAGATGAACCGGTAAAGGCGACGGGCGACGCGGCGACCCCGTCCGAGGTAGGTGCTGCCGTGGTCGTGGAGACGACGGGCGGCCGGCGGTCCGTGGGAAAGGATCGCGTCCTCGTCGCCAGTCAGCGGCAGTTGGTGTGGTGGAGATTCCGGCGCCACAAGCTCGCGATGGTCGGGGCGGTGGTGATCATCGCGTTCTACCTGGTCGCGATCTTCGCGGATTTTCTGGCGTACGCCGAGCCGAACCACACCAACGGCAGCCGTGTGCTGATCCCACCCCAACAAATCCATGTGATCAGCGGCGGTGGCATCTCGCCGCACGTCAATCCGGTCGTCGGCACCCGGGATCCGGTCACGCTCGAGCAGGTCTACGTCCTCGACGAGACCAGGAAGGACTATCTTGAGTTCCTCGTCGAGGGATACAGTTACAAGCTGTTCGGTCTGATTCCGACGAGTACGCATCTGATCGGCGTCGAAGGCGGTGACACCGAGAACAGGCTCGCCTTACTGGGTACCGACGAGCAGGGTCGTGACATCTTTTCGCGGTTGCTAGTGGCTACCCGAACCTCACTGACCATCGGCTTGGTCGGCGTCATCGTCAGTCTGGTGCTGGGCGCTGTGCTGGGCGGGATCTCGGGCTACTACGGCGGTGTTGTCGACACCGTGATCCAGCGGCTGATCGAGATTCTGCGGTCGTTGCCGACCATTCCGCTGTACTTGGGTCTCGCGGCCGCGATTCCGGCCGAGTGGGGCATCAGCCGCGTATATTTCTTCCTCACGCTGATTCTCTCCCTGATTGGGTGGACCGAGCTCGCCCGGGTCGTCCGGGGGAGGTTCCTGCAGGTCCGCGACGAGGACTTCGTGACAGCTGCCGAACTCGTCGGGGCCCGGCCACGCCGGATCATATTCGTGCACATCCTTCCACTTTTCGTCAGCCACATCATCGCGGCAACGACCTTGGCACTACCACTGATGATCATCGCTGAGACCTCGCTGAGCTTCCTCGGCCTGGGGCTACGGTCACCGGCGGTGTCCTGGGGGGTGATGCTGCAGCAGGCTCAGAACATCCAGTCCGTGGCATTGTCGCCGTGGTTGTTGATCACGGTCGTTCCTGTGGTGATGGCGATCCTGGCCTTCAACTTCGTCGGAGATGGGTTGCGAGATGCGGCAGATCCCTATGGATAG
- a CDS encoding ABC transporter permease, giving the protein MPNGGGAVIGFLGRRALWGVVTLWAISMLTFAIIQLPPGDFASTYVARVAEAGGSAADIETIRAQFGLDQPVYQQYLHWMGRVLQGDLGRSMELNRPVTSVIRGDLLFTVAVALAAIVVTWLVALPIGIYSAVKRYSVGDYVLTLFGFLGLAIPNFLLALVLMYFSFSLFGFSVGGLLSPEYETAPWSVGKLLNLIGHLVIPAVVMGAAGMAHLMRIMRANLLDELGKPYVITAQAKGLRRWHVISKYPVRVALNPFASSIGMLLPQVISGTVIVSVVLSLPTLGPRLLDALHSQDMFLAGAIVLLLGVLTVVGTLISDIVLMIIDPRIRYGR; this is encoded by the coding sequence GTGCCGAACGGCGGCGGCGCCGTGATCGGGTTCCTTGGCCGCCGCGCGCTCTGGGGTGTCGTCACCTTGTGGGCGATCTCGATGCTCACGTTTGCGATCATCCAGCTTCCGCCCGGCGACTTCGCGTCGACGTACGTGGCGAGAGTGGCTGAGGCGGGTGGCTCGGCGGCCGATATCGAGACGATCCGAGCTCAGTTCGGCCTCGATCAACCCGTCTACCAGCAGTACTTGCACTGGATGGGCCGGGTGCTTCAAGGTGACCTGGGGCGGTCGATGGAGCTCAACCGGCCCGTGACCAGCGTGATCCGGGGGGATCTGCTGTTCACTGTCGCGGTCGCACTGGCCGCCATCGTCGTCACCTGGCTGGTGGCGTTGCCGATCGGAATCTACTCCGCGGTCAAGCGCTACTCGGTGGGCGACTACGTACTTACTCTCTTCGGCTTCCTGGGACTGGCGATTCCGAACTTCCTGCTGGCCCTGGTGCTCATGTACTTCAGCTTCTCGCTGTTCGGGTTCAGCGTCGGCGGCCTGCTCTCACCGGAGTACGAGACTGCGCCGTGGAGCGTCGGCAAGCTACTGAACCTGATCGGCCATCTCGTCATACCCGCGGTCGTCATGGGTGCGGCAGGCATGGCACACCTGATGCGGATCATGCGTGCCAACCTGCTCGACGAACTCGGCAAGCCTTACGTCATCACCGCGCAGGCGAAGGGACTACGTAGGTGGCACGTCATCTCGAAGTACCCGGTTCGTGTTGCGCTCAACCCGTTCGCCAGCTCAATCGGCATGCTCCTACCGCAGGTCATCTCTGGGACGGTCATCGTGTCGGTCGTACTCAGCCTCCCTACCCTCGGCCCGCGACTCCTGGACGCGCTGCACTCCCAAGACATGTTCCTTGCGGGGGCGATCGTGCTTCTCCTCGGCGTACTGACCGTTGTCGGCACACTCATCTCGGACATCGTCTTGATGATTATCGACCCGCGGATTCGCTATGGCAGATGA